The Lasioglossum baleicum chromosome 12, iyLasBale1, whole genome shotgun sequence genome segment agtgttcatgcgcgaccgtcatctgctaggagacggcccccttaattgTATGTAGATCAACGTTCacggaagtatggatactcgagaataattaaaaactaaaacaattatataagatactgcgatttagatcaatcgtaagcagaattattatatttaattgttgtttattttaattatcatttcatTGATCGTCTGATTTTTGAAAGAAACTGAAAGACGCCATCCGGATaatgttttcattttcttattgttagttttaaaaatgtcaagcttaataaatatggattcgaaaaaatcgtttatCTCGCTGTTTTCAAAACGATAGTGACCTTATTTATCGGAAAGTTAAAAATGTCGCAAACTTTTTTGTATTATAACGTTCATATTAACGTCTAGTtctaaacaaaaaagaaaatcggTGGTACTCAAAGGATCTCAAtaataaacgaaaaaaattaataattaatgtactcaCCATTAGTAATGTACTCACATGGAGTGCATAtacataaaaacaacaaagaaattaggaaaaattttttctaatttaaCTTTTTTTCTAATAACAAGGTCGTTTTTATCGACGTGACCACACCCACGGCATCGAAAGTTCGACAACGTACCGGAATATATTGcaaattttttagagaaatccTCTCTTAAATACATTTAgttctttattactttattgtcggagccacaGAGGAAGACTCTGACATCTTCCTATGCCTCGATAGCAATTATGTgttataaaccttgcagacctccacggtcagttatAAGCTGCAACTATTCATTTTTGGGGTTTCCCGTCACCCAAACACCGTGTGCAGcgactcttttatctgtcttccacctGGAAGACACTTGTGGCCAAGTTGAGATGGGACACttttcatgtagtgaaaaaacattttcaatttgtttatgtccaacaagtagtccaatacactgccccgtacgaagcggaacagcagtgggttcagagttgtgcagaattacaattgaattactccaggaatcaaAATTATTAGGTCGAatcgaaagttcttgcggttttcaactaacatcaaaataacaaaaaccgtaaggactttctctccgacctaataccaaataattgaattacatcataattcagtcatattgtaatttataattcatatcttcattcaattaaagtacaatgtaattcgtaattgcaattggagtacaattataaaatagcggtacgcattatgaaggaggacgaggaatagaaactacgccgcatagacagcaaacaagcatatgaaagaaaaacataaaaatatatccgcaccaggcttgccatattccgcgcgtgccaggccccttaccgctgatcccctcgcccatctgctgggCTATGCCCGCCTGGCTTGCCCCACTCCTCGCCAGTGGGAGCAGGTAGGGAACCTAACGGGCGTTCTTTTGTTCCGCGCGACGCCACGGACGGCTTGGCTTGGGTGAAAGTGAAGTCTTTATGGGACACCCGTTAGCTTGCTCAACGCGCACGCGTGGCGACGAGTGGGGCAAGCCAGGCgggcttagcccagcagatgggcgaggggagcagcggtaaggggcctggcacgcgcggaatatggcaagcctgatccgcacttcttcaaagttctggactataatttgaagaactgtattttaatgtaatatgtaattcagtgatgacgtagttgaattagtattatgtataattgaaatacaatgtaatttaattgtataattgaattagcacaactctgagtgggttaagatattaaactgttaccgcccactactacgcgattgtagggggtggcaaggcgccatctcgtatgggtccgaattggcgacattgtattgatgcgagcgtgagaagaaggttcccaggcaggactacggtgacgtgtctctaggtacgatgcgcgcccgattggattagagtggaggaggcaggcctcgtttcacacgcatgttcggctgttgtcgaaatattggctacggcggccacacatactatcTAGCGtacagcgtcgaagtcaaaacattgggaccaCGGGCGCGGCTGcggtggggataggcagacctacagatgataggctcgatttgtttatgtgccgttcccggggctgttctctatgaagaggtttatgacagatcattactattgagctggaagtcggcactttctcggacaacacgagttgtactttacttaactcagttgtaaagtaatttaaaaactttacagtaaagaattatgaattggacgcgccaaatgttttattgcacgtgccgatagccgctacgctatcgtacgtcgcacagtgatGCAAAATCCTcaagacgtggcaataattcgtttactatggtaacgtcattttaaaaaatctatgttctgaaatacattaaaatattaatacattacagtattaatacatcgatcataGATTAAGAGATAGAACCTAAGCACAAACGCTGACATCggaaacaactgcgacatccatttgaaggaaaaaattttttctactttctttgttgttataatgtatatgcacttcttgattttctaaacatttatagtgtaggtattattcagtgcggtgagtgcattactttaaattataaaaaatacaaaactaattattaatttttttcgtttagaacTGGACGTTAATATGAACGTTATAACCCAAAAAAGTtatgaacgtatctcaaagagaattctttgaaatcttgtaaattgatggttctacgcaGACGTgaaatatgaggtgtcacaactttttcattaaattataacggccaaactaacaaaacaatgacaattttagttttgggtgcacATAGTGAAATCATAAgagcatttaataaatattatttcagttgaaaaaatatttattttcatagtttattttgcgattgttttttaaacaggctcattgctatcataccgccaggaaattggaaaaataaaaataatgataatatagccccaagtgtcctctttgcggacccgtttttaaaaatacggatacttgaaaattggcgacgtgaaaattatttaaagagaacgctgcaccgtccgacgtagggcgaaaaacgaaatgatttgattctcctccggcgtcgggaccccatggggtttgtccattgttacccttctcgaaggtctcgaaaaggttcggctccccgctGACCTTGACCATTTTGCCCGATGCCGGCTCCACTGTGAGCACCTTTTCGGTCGATATCGGTCGAAAAGACACCAACACATGCTTCCCGAACGCACGTCTGTGTGGGCAAAAGTCGGTCGTCGGgcgaaaacgggtccactgtgcgcgtacccttacgtttccgtccctcgccaccaagctgcgttaagcctgccttcgcttcccccactcttaccactgccgcgtgccgcgtggagcatgctaccgagtggcgcagaaaacaccgtacgcttatacaagctgatttgcttcggaaaggtaggctatactgctataatgaaataaatttattcgtgtattgttaaataaacacaaattaaggtttggaaaatgtatatttgcgacctgctaattacaatcactgctattgctttcgctagtattctattctacctaaaggtaagctatactgcaataacgaaataaatttattcttgtaattagcaggtcgcaaatatacatttttcaaaccttaatttgtgtttatttaacaatacacgaataaatttatttcattatagcagtatagtctacctttccgaagcaaatcagcttgtataagcgtacggtgttttctgcgccactcggtagcgtgctccacgcggtacgcggcagcggcagtggtaagagtgggggaagcgaaggcaggcttaacgcagcttgatggcgagggacggaaacgtaaggggcagcatctggcaaccctgcacgcggcacgcggcagcggcagtggtaagagtgggggaagcgaaggcaggcttaacgcagcttgatggcgagggacggaaacgtaaggggcAACATCTGGCAACCCTGGTCTACAGCATATTTAAAtgtgaacaaaatccgaaatgttaCTCCAAAAAGTGTCtgttttcgcgtggaatgacccataagtgatattaataaatgtatttatatttataggtAAAATTACCAgaaattatggaaaaaaatattaatgcgTGCAAAGAAATTTCAACTGAGGAGCCTTTAACTTCTATATGTTCAGATAGCTATAACGTAAGACTTTTACTTTACATACtatttcatttgaataaaaaattcattttgtgataatattattattttagacGAGTTCTGCAGTAATAAAAGTAGAAACTGATGATGATTCAGTTGGATTTACCGAACCAATGAGCATTACAGGAAGAAAGAGAAGGCATTTAGTAAATACTGATTCACATGAAGTTAgtgaaaaagtattaaaaattgaatctgaatcCAAAAATGAACGTGTAAGTTTTTACTATCTAATATATACAGTTTATTTACTTGCTGTTATCCGATTCATACGTTATCGCGCTCACGGTTTAAAATGAAAAGTTATGTGGCATCATGTAATCATTGTAATATGGTAAAGAAATGatagatttatttataaaaaagtaaaaatGACTTTCAATatctaaatttcatcaaaatcggtaggGTGTACCCTAATGTGATCATTTACTAACTAGTTTTATTCTATTGCAGGTGGGTGCATTATTGCAATCAAATAAATCGACTGAAGCAACAGTGTCTTTGGTGGACAAATGTACGTGCATATCCCCGAGAAGATTGTTTAATTCCCCAAGAGAGCAAATGTTGCGGGAGCAGATCTCTAAAATGAAAAGAAGACATCAATTGGCATTGAAAGCCTTAAGAAGGAGTAATAGAAGAAAAGACAGGAAAATTACGGATCTGCAAACAATTTTGCAGACTCtaaaaaagaagaatttgttagAAGAGGAGCAAGTCCATTCATTGTCAGGTATTTCGGAGTCCGACAATCCGTACAATCCGACATCAAGCTGTACACAAAcaagtgtgcagaatcgctgattcatTGTCAGTGATTGAAATTGTTCAATAATTGCAGTTCCGCAAAAACAtcgaaattaattgaaatatgttTTTCAGAGTAGAGATTCTCATATGGTGACGATGACCGAAACGAGAATGGAGTGCAAGATTCCGAGGCAATAGTAGGTCCAGCATCAGCTGACAATGTAAGCCAGTGGCTGGCAACGATAGTCGCatgagcatcagctggcaatgtaagcagagaaatgaaattctatttttcatACTGTGAAGTTTTTAGAGCATTTTTTCGTTTTTCGTTTATTTGTGTGTTGTTTCTGTTCTAGTCACGAATTATCTGGACTGTTTGCCACGAATGTGCCACAGGTGTGGTACCCGATCGTCGAGACGATCGTCGAGATGTTGACGGATGACACGAAGAATGAGCATCCGCTGAGGCAGAAAGGTGCCGGTAAGTATACGATACATTATGAACTGTTTCGTATCAACATTAGtaactattaattattaatattttgtatgTTACAGAAACTGAAAGATACCAGGTCGGCGGCAGCGGAGGAGGCGGACGGGGTGGCCACAGCAGTTTAATCATCGATTACTATTGTATAATAAActatcaatatataatttatataatttcatataatatttcatattcttttatattatttcatattaCTTTACATATTAATATCatgtaatagtatctcgtcggtgtatATGCTAGTCCTGTCCTGATCCATGCCACCGATTTAATAACAGTAAacagtgggttctgtttcctgctaaaggTGATGTAGGTTTTATTCCATGCTAGAGATATAGCACAGACGAGGACAGACGCTACACTAGTATTTAAAGTCGcctatagagcgcaccacaATGCTGCCATCTAAGATGGCCGACAAGTTGATTCCCCTTCCGTCTTTGGGGACACCCCCTCTCACCCATAAATCTACTTTACGCTCAGTCCTTAGGTCCGTGGCATCTGGCAACCCTGCCTTTGACTACTGTTGGCGCTGTGGCGGACGTGCAAGGAGcaagtgtcgccagatgaggggaatcacggtgagatgatATAAGGTGAAGTCCCCTATGCCTGGACagcatgtttttctattttaaattttatcactttaaataaacaaaaataattttttaagagttttaacatacagttcagagtttgtaaagtaatttaaaataaaaaaatcattgtttaggttaatatcttaattgtattaacaagaataattcaaacctatagttggacatattaaatccaatctaagctagtacctggacagaagtaaaccctacaccgggacaaattgaatttacatataatctGCAACAGACACTATTGTAGTGCTCCAAGCActatggccgccacggggagcaagACGCGCAACCGGGAagagtgggggtattccttgagaatgcctccgatcgagcaaaaagttgcccatgcctgatctataacatcgaactttattaaatctCTTTAATG includes the following:
- the LOC143214710 gene encoding uncharacterized protein LOC143214710, whose protein sequence is MARDGNVRGNIWQPWSTAYLNVKLPEIMEKNINACKEISTEEPLTSICSDSYNTSSAVIKVETDDDSVGFTEPMSITGRKRRHLVNTDSHEVSEKVLKIESESKNERVGALLQSNKSTEATVSLVDKCTCISPRRLFNSPREQMLREQISKMKRRHQLALKALRRSNRRKDRKITDLQTILQTLKKKNLLEEEQVHSLSE